The following is a genomic window from Geoalkalibacter halelectricus.
GACCGAGTTGACCGTCGACGGGCGCACCCCGCGCCAGCAGATCGCGGAGTGCTACACCCTGGTGCGCGACATGGTCAGGGACATGCAAGATGCTTTTTCCACCCTGAAGAAAGAGCTGCGCGCGGCGGGCATCGCCATCCTCGCCTATGATGAACTCAGCGCGCGCGAGCGCAAATGGGTGCGCGACCATTACTATCAAAACATCTTTCCCCTGGTGACGCCGCAGTCCATCGATCCGGCGCATCCCTTTCCCTTTATCTCGAATCTCTCCCTCAATCTGCTGGTGACCCTCAAATACCCCCAGGACGGCGAAATGTCCATGGCGCGGGTCAAGGTGCCCGTGGGTCAGGCGGCGCCGCGCTTTTTGCGCGTGGGCGAAAAGCACCGTTATGTGCCTCTCGAAGAGGTCATGTCGCACAATCTCGACATGCTCTTTCCCGAGATGGAGATCGTGCACTGCGAGGTGTTTCGGGTCACGCGCAACGCCAACACCGAGAAAAACGAGGAGCACGCCGAGGATCTGCTCGCCATGATCGAGTCGGAATTGCGCGAGCGCAAGTTCGCGCCCATCGTGCGCATGCAGTTCTACCGCGGCATGGATCCGGTTCATCGCGGCCGCCTGGCGGCGGAATTGGGGCTGGATGAAGCAGAGGACGTGTTTGAAATCGATGGCTTCATGGCCCTGCGCGACCTGTGGGAAATTTACGGCCTTAATTTCCCCGACCTCAAGGATTCTCCTCACCATCCCATCGACCACCCGGGGCTGCAGGCTTCGCGCAAGGTGTTTCACATGATCCGCGAATCGGGGGCGATTCTTTTGCAGCATCCCTACGAGTCCTTCACCACCTCCGTGGAGCGCTTTCTTAAGGAGGCCGCCCGCGATCCCAAGGTGCGTGCCATCAAGATGACTCTGTATCGCACCGAGAGCGAGAGCCGCATCGTCGACTATCTCATCGATGCCGCCGGCAACGGCAAGCAGGTGGCGGTGGTGGTGGAGCTCAAGGCGCGCTTCGACGAGGCGGCCAACATCCGTCTGGCGTCGCGCATGGAGGAAGCCGGCATCCATGTCACCTACGGGGTGGTGGGTCTGAAAACCCATGCCAAGGTGATTCTCGTGGTGCGGCAGGACTATAACGGCCTGCGCCGCTACATGCATTTCGGCACCGGCAACTACCACGCCGGCACCTCGCGCATCTACAGCGATCTGGGACTGCTGACCTGCGACGAACAGATCGGCCGCGACACCACCGAGATGTTCAACTACCTGACCACCGGCTATACCCCCAAGCGCAACTACCAGAAGCTGCTGCCGGCTCCCAAGATCTGCAAGCGCGCCCTGCTCGAGCGCATCGAACGCGAGGTCGAACTGCACGGCGCCGGAGAGCCGGGGCTGATCCAGTTCAAGATGAACGCACTCGATGATGTGGATGTGGTCAAGGCGCTTTACCGCGCCGGCCAGGCCGGGGTGAAAATCGACCTGCTGGTGCGTGACAGCTGCCGGCTGCGTCCCGGCATTCCGGGGCTTTCGGAAACCGTGCGGGTGGTGAGCATCGTCGGGCGCTTTTTGGAGCATGCGCGCCTGTATTACTTTCGCAACGGCGGTGTCGAGGAGTACTTCATCGGCTCAGCCGATGCCATGAAGCGCAACCTCGAATCACGCGTCGAAACCCTGGTTCCCGTTGAGTCTCCGGACCTGCGCCGTGATCTTCGCGCCATGCTCGACATCCAGTTGGCCGACCGCCGCAATGCCTGGGACATGCAGCCCGACGGCAGCTACGTACAGCGCCGCCCCGAAACCGAGGAGCAGGCCAAGGGCAGCCACCAGCAACTGATCGAATTGGCCGAAAAGCGTCAAAAGGACATCACCCGGCTGCGCAAACGCAAATCCAAGCACTTCGGCGGCCGCAATCTGCGTTGAAAGGGTTCGGCATGGGCGTGGAGATCGAGCGCAAGTTTCTCTTGCGCAACGATGAGTGGCGCGCGGCGGTGGTTTCGCACAGCCGCTTGCGCCAGGGGTTTCTCTCGACGGATCCGCACCGCACCCTGCGCGTGCGCCTGGCCGCGGACATCGGAACCCTCACGGTCAAAGGACTGACGCGCGGAGCGGCGCGCCTGGAATACGAGTATCCCATCCCGGCGGCGGACGCCGAGGCCATGCTCGACAATCTTTGTCTGCGCCCCCTCATCGAAAAAACCCGCTACCTGGTGCCTTATGGCGGACTGACCTGGGAGATCGACGTCTTTTGCGGCGACAACGAAGGCTTGGTGGTCGCTGAAGTCGAATTGCAAGATGAGGCGCAAACAATCGCTCTGCCGCCCTGGGTCGGTGCCGAGGTCACGGGCGATCCGCGCTACTACAACGCCAACCTGATTCGCCGGCCTTTTTCCACCTGGGCGCATTCCTCCTGAAAGGCCTAAGATCATGCCTGAATCCCATTACCGCCTCAACGGCGCCGAGGAAAACCTGCTCGAGGGGCTGGCGCAGGAATTTGGCCTGGTTCGGGAAGCGGACGGGCCTTTTGAGCGAACCTTTTTTGATTCCTTCGACTGGCGCCTTTACCGAAACGGCTGGATTTTGTCGGAGGATTGGGGCGAGGGTCAGGAAAAAAGATCCCTGCTGCAAACCACCGAGGGTGTTTGGGTCGCCGAGGGTGAGGGAGTGCCTGGATCCTTTGCCTGGGATTTTTCCCCCGGCCCGCTGCGCGAGGCCTTGCAACCGGTTCTGGAGATGCGCGCCTTGCTTCCCGTGATTCGGCTGGCCAGCCGTCGCACGATTTACCGGGTGCTTGACGAACGCGAAAAAACGGTGCTGCGTCTGGAAATACTGCATCCCGGGGTTCTTGACGGAGACGACGCTGTCCAAGCCCTGCAGCCGCGCCTCATCCTGCATCCCTTGAAAGGTTTTGACAAGCAAGCGCGCCAGGTCGCGACCTTTTTGGAACGCTCTTGT
Proteins encoded in this region:
- the ppk1 gene encoding polyphosphate kinase 1; its protein translation is MPLAKRTPLRKMSDMAPGELFLNRELTWLQFNRRVLHEAMDERNPLLERVKFLAITSSNLDEFFMKRIGGLKQQLGAGMTELTVDGRTPRQQIAECYTLVRDMVRDMQDAFSTLKKELRAAGIAILAYDELSARERKWVRDHYYQNIFPLVTPQSIDPAHPFPFISNLSLNLLVTLKYPQDGEMSMARVKVPVGQAAPRFLRVGEKHRYVPLEEVMSHNLDMLFPEMEIVHCEVFRVTRNANTEKNEEHAEDLLAMIESELRERKFAPIVRMQFYRGMDPVHRGRLAAELGLDEAEDVFEIDGFMALRDLWEIYGLNFPDLKDSPHHPIDHPGLQASRKVFHMIRESGAILLQHPYESFTTSVERFLKEAARDPKVRAIKMTLYRTESESRIVDYLIDAAGNGKQVAVVVELKARFDEAANIRLASRMEEAGIHVTYGVVGLKTHAKVILVVRQDYNGLRRYMHFGTGNYHAGTSRIYSDLGLLTCDEQIGRDTTEMFNYLTTGYTPKRNYQKLLPAPKICKRALLERIEREVELHGAGEPGLIQFKMNALDDVDVVKALYRAGQAGVKIDLLVRDSCRLRPGIPGLSETVRVVSIVGRFLEHARLYYFRNGGVEEYFIGSADAMKRNLESRVETLVPVESPDLRRDLRAMLDIQLADRRNAWDMQPDGSYVQRRPETEEQAKGSHQQLIELAEKRQKDITRLRKRKSKHFGGRNLR
- a CDS encoding CYTH domain-containing protein, with amino-acid sequence MGVEIERKFLLRNDEWRAAVVSHSRLRQGFLSTDPHRTLRVRLAADIGTLTVKGLTRGAARLEYEYPIPAADAEAMLDNLCLRPLIEKTRYLVPYGGLTWEIDVFCGDNEGLVVAEVELQDEAQTIALPPWVGAEVTGDPRYYNANLIRRPFSTWAHSS